A part of Dasypus novemcinctus isolate mDasNov1 chromosome 5, mDasNov1.1.hap2, whole genome shotgun sequence genomic DNA contains:
- the LOC101441065 gene encoding rho-related GTP-binding protein RhoG-like, whose product MQSIKCVAVGDGAVGKTCLLICYTTNAFPKEYIPTVFDNYSAQSAVDGRTVNLNRWDTVGQEEYDRLLTLSYPQTNVFVICFSIASPPSYENVRHKWHPEVCHHCPDVPILLVGTKKDLRAQPDTLRRLKEQGQAPIMPQQGQALAKQIHTVRYLECSALQQDGVKEVFAEAVRAVLNPTPIKRGRSCVLL is encoded by the coding sequence ATGCAGAGCATCAAGTGTGTGGCGGTGGGTGATGGGGCAGTGGGCAAGACGTGCCTGCTCATCTGCTACACAACTAACGCTTTCCCCAAGGAGTACATCCCCACAGTGTTCGACAATTACAGTGCCCAGAGCGCAGTTGATGGGCGCACAGTGAACCTGAACCGGTGGGACACGGTGGGCCAGGAGGAGTACGACCGCCTCCTCACACTCTCCTACCCTCAGACCAACGTCTTTGTCATCTGCTTCTCCATTGCCAGTCCGCCCTCCTACGAGAACGTGCGGCACAAGTGGCATCCAGAGGTGTGCCACCATTGCCCTGATGTGCCCATCCTCCTGGTGGGCACCAAGAAGGACCTGAGGGCGCAGCCTGACACCCTACGGCGCCTCAAGGAGCAGGGCCAGGCGCCCATCATGCCGCAGCAGGGCCAGGCACTGGCCAAGCAGATCCACACTGTGCGCTACCTCGAGTGCTCGGCTCTGCAGCAGGACGGCGTCAAGGAGGTGTTTGCTGAGGCTGTCCGGGCTGTGCTCAACCCCACGCCCATCAAGCGTGGGCGGTCCTGTGTCCTCTTGTGA